In Parasegetibacter sp. NRK P23, a single genomic region encodes these proteins:
- the zwf gene encoding glucose-6-phosphate dehydrogenase, with protein sequence MQNHKRPPASLLFIFGGSGDLNYRKLSPALFNLFIDDWMPEKFDIVGIGRTEYSNDNYRAHLLKGIQQFSRRKGEENGKWSKFSEHVAYLQMDAGNEADYQKIADIVKEKEKEYGEHPNVIFYLAVAPQLVPGIAQKLGPLNICADTKCTRIVVEKPFGHDLKSAQELNSLLLTMFDEKQIYRIDHYLGKETVQNIIALRFANALFEPIWNRNYIDHVQITASETVGAEGRGGYYEQSGALRDMVQNHILQLLCMIGMEAPVSFDANEIRNKTVDVLHAMRKITKDDVKDFAARGQYSSGWMKGEKVPGYREESSVDQHSNVETFAAVKFYIDNWRWQGVPFYVRTGKRMKEKSTIITVQFKKAPNYAFPPEAAETWRSNRLTISIQPEMDIRLRFQAKRPGQEMSLNPVDMIFNYKDAYEESQPEAYETLLLDVMEGNATLFMRADQVEAAWKVIMPIQEAWEARPPLDFPNYAPDSWGPEDAEALIAREGHNWISVPAHH encoded by the coding sequence ATGCAAAATCATAAAAGACCGCCGGCTTCACTGCTGTTCATCTTCGGAGGAAGCGGCGATCTTAATTACAGGAAACTCTCTCCTGCCCTGTTCAACCTGTTCATCGACGACTGGATGCCGGAGAAATTCGATATAGTAGGTATAGGAAGAACAGAATACAGCAACGATAACTACCGCGCGCACCTGCTGAAAGGTATTCAGCAATTCAGCCGCCGGAAAGGTGAAGAAAACGGTAAATGGAGCAAATTCTCTGAGCATGTGGCCTATCTCCAGATGGATGCCGGTAATGAAGCCGATTACCAGAAGATCGCCGATATCGTGAAAGAGAAAGAAAAAGAATACGGCGAACACCCCAATGTGATTTTTTACCTCGCCGTAGCGCCGCAACTGGTGCCGGGCATTGCGCAGAAACTTGGTCCGCTCAACATTTGCGCCGATACCAAATGTACCAGGATCGTGGTGGAAAAGCCTTTCGGTCACGACCTGAAAAGCGCGCAGGAACTGAATTCGCTCCTGCTCACCATGTTCGATGAAAAACAAATCTATCGTATCGACCATTATCTTGGGAAAGAAACCGTTCAGAACATCATCGCGCTCCGCTTCGCGAACGCCTTGTTCGAACCCATCTGGAACAGGAATTATATCGACCATGTGCAGATCACCGCGTCGGAAACCGTGGGCGCGGAAGGAAGAGGCGGTTACTACGAGCAGTCCGGCGCACTCCGTGATATGGTGCAGAACCATATCCTGCAACTGTTGTGCATGATTGGTATGGAAGCGCCCGTTTCCTTCGATGCCAATGAGATCCGCAACAAAACAGTGGATGTACTCCACGCCATGCGCAAGATCACGAAAGACGATGTAAAAGATTTTGCTGCCCGCGGCCAGTACAGCAGCGGATGGATGAAAGGAGAAAAAGTACCGGGCTACCGGGAAGAAAGCAGCGTGGATCAGCATTCCAACGTGGAAACCTTCGCCGCGGTGAAGTTCTATATCGACAACTGGCGCTGGCAGGGCGTTCCATTTTATGTAAGAACGGGTAAAAGGATGAAGGAGAAATCCACCATCATTACCGTTCAGTTCAAAAAAGCCCCCAACTACGCGTTTCCACCGGAAGCCGCAGAAACATGGCGGTCTAACCGGCTCACCATTTCCATTCAACCTGAAATGGACATCAGGCTCAGGTTCCAGGCCAAGCGCCCGGGGCAGGAAATGTCGCTCAATCCCGTGGACATGATCTTCAACTATAAAGATGCCTACGAGGAGAGCCAGCCGGAAGCCTACGAAACATTGCTGCTGGACGTGATGGAAGGTAACGCGACATTGTTCATGCGTGCCGACCAGGTGGAAGCCGCGTGGAAAGTGATCATGCCGATCCAGGAAGCATGGGAAGCACGGCCGCCGCTCGATTTTCCGAATTATGCACCCGATAGCTGGGGACCGGAAGATGCGGAGGCGCTGATCGCAAGAGAAGGGCATAACTGGATATCGGTGCCGGCGCATCATTAA